The stretch of DNA AGCTTTGAGCGCGCAGAGACAAACTGACCTGAATCATTGGAGTGAGAGAAGGAAATGTAATTGAGATAAAGGTGCTTCGGTTTGATACACATTCAGGGTCATTTGAAACATTATATAGTCAATTTATCTATGCGACAGTGACTTCAATAAGCGCCTTGTATATGAGGAAGAACGTAGCAGCAACATCTTCTCAATGAAACTTCTCACAAAGTCaacagaagaaattcttttaatgcattttattgctcCATCATTTGCATTCCAAACCTTCTCTAAACTTCTGGCAGAGGAATCAGAAGAATGTCCAAAGAGACAGGAGCATCAAATACGCAACAGAAATGCTTTTATTTTGCCATAAAAGACTATTCTTGTTGGTGTCTTGTGTggctacaaaatattttcttgaatgcTCAACGGACACATAAGTagatcaaattgattttcacgaTTGATTGGCCACCTCAAGAGTTTTTGTCATAAACTcaattctaaattattaaattctgcaaatcatttttttagagTCTTTCCTGGAAGACGACAAAAATTGCGCCTCACTGATTCTCCGCAATGATTCACTCACATgaacgagaaaattgcgaaaaattaACTAGTAGCACAAATTTCTTAATTGTAGCTCATTTCTGCACAAATAAATAACGTCGTGTGTACGTTGAGAATAATCTAAGAGTTTTCTTGTTCAACAAATACGTCTTTATTTGAACTTTAAATGCATCCTGTGTTGTTAACGGAAGAGgctttaatttgttaaaaaaaaaattcttgagatttaTGAGTTTGTTTGTTGGGATCGTTGGGATGAGTTTtctaatatttgtttttagatTATAGAAAGATCTTAACAATAATTCTTAAACTTCAaatcgctctcctgaaaatcaacaaaaatgagttagtatagtatattttccaaccctcgatttATCTCAGTGTAATGCAaatgtgtaataaaataatatcctTAAATGAACAAACTCAACATaagtgataaaatttaaaaaaaaaagatcaaaaaattttttccttaaaaccAGATTGATGATTATACATTATTAATTTAGTATAAATCATATaacaaaacaatttctttgtaatttttcacttttctaatttctcttaccttttgtaaaaaatcatAGAGCCATGGTGTGGGTGTTCGTGCTAATGCGGAAAATCGCAAAAGTGCAAATTCCTCAATATGAGACATAaacaaaagggaaaaaaaaactcaagacaTTCTTACATAATTAATTCGTTCATATCGGCCgttttcatctttttctctcttcaaaaTTACAACGGCGCGTAAGCCATTCAATGGCGGTGTCTTCTTGTGGAACAATAAAGTTTAACTTGAATTGACCAAAATAATACCCACACAATTTAGCTGCCGTTTTAGCTGATAGGGCTATTTGACCAACTTCCCAGCGGAAGTTTCTTCACCTTTCGacttaataaaacatttttaaattattacgAAAATTGGAAGATCGTTGCCATTTAAATTGTCCCAATTGAACGTTTCGTGCACGATCTCCTTTtaacggattttttttcttcttgaataaaatctaaaacGATCATTTGTGTAGGAACAACAGTCGCTCGTCGATGAGAGAAGTCACGTCTTTGTGTTCATAAAACTACaaaactcaaagaaaattcattgtgaTCGCGAAGCAATGAACATAATTACATTCACACAAAGCCATTATAGCTATTTGTTTAGCCATGCTTGGTATTGCGCGGTATATTTTGAGAGATCTCACCAGGTGTAAAGTCATCAGCAATTTAATAAAGTGTGCACATTTGAATAAGTAAAATGTGGCAAAAAAGCAGCCAGTTATTTCCTATTTACCTACACCTTCTCCAAACTTGACctataaaaggagtttattcattttagcgCTCTcgtgacattttcttttactaaatattAACCAAGATATGACAAATATAGAATAGAATACTTGAAACACTCATGAAACCTCAaaacgtgttttttttttctttagaactGAGTTTAGAGTAAAATGTTTGTACATGAAGCATGTGCTGTGCATCATCATGTGCtttatgaattattattactaaattaaaaatatatatatttgcgaactaatacaaaaaaaagccaaatcCTCACTTTACGCCACAAAACTCTCTGTATGAAGCAAATGCATAACAGCTTTAATATGTAACGagcagaaaatatatttaaaataatttaaaatatctttagaCTTTCGACGCTGTATTTTGTCTAAACAACCAACTGAAATTCCACATTACTTCATAAAATTCAGTCAGTTAAAATCTTAGTCGCGCATATGCtttatgaaaaagaatatgtcaaaaatagagtaatgtgaattaatttttatatgttgacTTTCAATTAAAGCAGTGACGCATATGctttaagcaaaaaataaatccattagCCTGATCTTAGCATTTTTgccaatattttttcaaaaagagaaTAGAGTGATAACtcgaaatcaattttattaaatctgatctttaattaaaacgtTAACGCATATGCTTTACGCACAAACAATCAATGGGCGTGATTTAAAAACCTTTGAACTacatttttacaaaaacagTAAAACCATAAATTCTGTTGTTTATGATGATCTTAAGCTAAGAGCACTGACGCATATGCTATATGCACAAAAAATCACTGGGcgtgatttcaaaattttttaactaaatgtTTCATGAAACAGTAAAACGATAAATAcgaaataattcttttgctaATGATGATTCTTAACTTAAAGCATTGTCGTATATGCTTAATGGAAAAAGTCTTtgggcatattttttttatttatgtccAAAAATGGTTTATAATGAGAACCGTAAAGCAATAGATACGCAGAAATTCTTTTGCTCATGATGATCTTTAATTAAAGACACTGACGCATAtgctttattaaattaataaagtattACAATGCGAGGCGTGactagagatttttttgtaaaaatcttttcctactgttatcaggaaaaattaaagttaaattaaaaaattttaatatattttattatcaagTCTGTATTACAATcttcaatgaataaactccttcatttcatttcatacaAGAGTAAAGATCTCGATCtacaaaaatgtaataaaatatttttctattttttttatttccagtaaataaaaaaatccaagatgcTGCAGCAAATTCTACAAGATATGCGCGTAGACCAGGAACTCCTGGAAGGTCTCACGGAGACTGAGAAGCAAACTCTCTTCTGCATTATGCGTGAAGAGCAGGTGCGTCGATGGCGTGTGTGGGATCAGGAGGAGTCCTCCAAACGACGCCAGAGTACAGATTCCCGCACAAAGTCCGTGGACTTCCTCATGGGTGAGGATGGTGAGCCATGGGTTTGGGTGATGGGAGAGCATCCCGATGATAAGTCCATTGAGGAGATCCTCGCGGAAGAGGCACAACAGAGAGCGCGTGAATTGGCGGAGATTGAGGCAAAAGAACTCCGTAAGAGTGTTGAAGTGAAGCTGTCGGATATTATTGAGCTGGATCAGATCACGAGCAGTAAACTGGAAGACGATGAAATGCCCAAAATTGAGGATATGGAAATCTACTGTTCTGTCGATGAGCTGCGCGAGAGGATCAACAACAGCCAAAATGCCCCTGCAGTTCCACCAAACAAGCCCACCGGCTACAAGGCAATCACAAATTTCAACATCAACAGCAATGCCGGCGACAAGAAGCGCGATGTTCTGCAGGAGATCTCACTCAACAGCAAGGCAACACAGAAGGTGGCAGCTCGTGTACAGCTGTGGGAGCAACGACTCATTGGCGAGAGGACATGTGAGATCCTCAAGGGGATGCAGAAGAAGCAACAAGATGCTGCACGTGAGGCTGAGGAAGCAGCTAAGCAGGAAGAGGAACTATGGAAAGAACAAggtattcatattttattctattttacaTCGAGTATTGCCTAACAAT from Lutzomyia longipalpis isolate SR_M1_2022 chromosome 4, ASM2433408v1 encodes:
- the LOC129794859 gene encoding SH2 domain-containing protein 4A-like; amino-acid sequence: MLQQILQDMRVDQELLEGLTETEKQTLFCIMREEQVRRWRVWDQEESSKRRQSTDSRTKSVDFLMGEDGEPWVWVMGEHPDDKSIEEILAEEAQQRARELAEIEAKELRKSVEVKLSDIIELDQITSSKLEDDEMPKIEDMEIYCSVDELRERINNSQNAPAVPPNKPTGYKAITNFNINSNAGDKKRDVLQEISLNSKATQKVAARVQLWEQRLIGERTCEILKGMQKKQQDAAREAEEAAKQEEELWKEQERKAKQAEIKRREIARKAREVHRMSLSCDQVEDVEGQNNEDAAPETKLNNMESRPSSHDAVMKWYSEDEVPKGAGVDGHSRPLNWFHGFLSRSEAEHLLIPHAPGTFLVRVSEKIWGYAISYRDNDRCKHYLVDASNGRYQFLGANQLVHESLNDLIRFHQMIPITVIGQERLRFPCPRDAEDST